TTGTGGTAGAAGTAGATTAGCAAgaagttcctttttcttttctctttttatgcttatcttttattaatatttagAAATATGATCTAAATATATACATGTTTAACGCTTTGATCATGCTAATCTTTTCCAtattttactcaatttttttttccatttttatcaaGATTGACTAGATAATTAGATTGAaatctaattttcaaatttgaaatatagcTTTTTGCTCAAAACTATTTTACAAGAATTAGGCAAGTTATTGTGTGTTTATAAGGCATCATAAACAGGACTTTCTATGAAGCTTTTGTGACTAAAAATGTGACAACATCGATTAAAATTAACAACCTTCTCTAGGCAAAGTGACAATGGGATGTAGGGTAAGATGATACCTTGCTCGGTGTAATGTAGCATTTGTGTTgtaaaattgaagagagagatgatAAAAGTAAAGTCAGTTAAATTGAGGAAAGAGAGATAAGGGTATTTTGGTCAGTCAACTAAAAAAAGAGTGTCTTAGTTAAAATAGAGATAGAAATAGCGAATCCAccttcaaaatatttattggaTGCAATTGtgattttgctttatttgagATTGAGGATGTTGTGTTTAAAAATCATTGTGGAGCAGTTAAATGAGAGTTAGTATTTTGATGAGATCCATGGTTATGACTGAGTTCAAGTGAAGTTTGGATTTGGAAGATGTTTGCAATAGCTGAGCCCATGAGAGGCAATGGAAGAGTAGCATATAATTTCGAATCTTCAGATAATCAATTATGACTTCGCTTAAATGTTGAGTCaaagtggaaaatattgaaaatttatctCGGGTATGAACTGGAAAAAGAAACTATcctaatttgaataattttcctacTTAAAATTGGTTCTTATTTGAGTGGTTACCTGAGTaggtttcctattttggatcaaACCCTTGTCTATTTATAAGAAATAAGTCTTCTTTGCAAAGAGCATCCAAAAAGAGCTTGTGCCCGTGAAccaggggtgagcatggttccaagGTAGAACCTGAAACCCGAGAACCAAAGTGATGGGAACATGTAGGCTCCAGATTCTAAGGTATGcggggtaggttccaggttccaaaaaacgAGGAACTTgcgtaggttctaggttcttagTTGGAGGAACTTGTAAcatggaacttggaacctaaaatttgaaataagttttaatgtttttcttagtCCATGTCTTCATGTGATCCTCCATTATAGCGTTCAATGATGAGTGTGTAATCTAGAAGCACTAGTCCAAGTTTCCATTTTATGCTTaataattttactttattaatgttcatatctttaatttgtctaaatataagttatggttAGTAAATTGTAatcattcaaataataatataggtgAAATCCAAGTAGACCTTGAAACCAACCCTAGAACCTATGACAGGATAAGTTTTAGGTTCTACAATATGCAAGTAGGTTATAGATTCCCAAAAATGCGGTACCTGTTCCAACGGATAGATTCCAAGTTTTGGCTAGAATCTGTACGAAACCTGAAACCGCTTACATCTACTTTTATCTAGTTGAGTTCCTTGCCAAGGATTCATTTTCCTCTATTGATAGTTTTGTTCGTTTTGtgttctctttgatgaatgacaagcttAGTTATTATTGTTgcgttcatttttattttgtatgaaaaaatatataataataaaaaaaaaagaacatgctGGACTGAAACTAATCTTAGAACCTGTAACAAGATAGATTTCAATCAGAACCTGTAAGGAACTTGGAACCACTTACCCCAATTGTAAACCATGTAAATTTagtgtccaatttattttcttatactATGTAATTTAGTATTCGATCGCTTGCTTTATGCAATATAGATAATATAATAATGAGGCAAACTTTATTATTATAGTAATTGCAATAATATTACTAATACTTATCAAGATAATATAAAAGTGTAAGCATAATTGTTTGCCCTACTAAATAAATCTTATGAGGCCTTAAACTTGCATGACACATTTTAAAGCCATCCAAGCGCATGCTGGCGTGCGAGAAGAACTGCCTATAGTGGTTTCAAGAGTGGTGATTTGGGATTTAGATATCTTTTGATCCGACGTCACCTTAATGTAGGTTGTTGCACTAGTAGATAAATCTCGCACAACTATAGGTTAGAATAAGTGAGCCACGATCAGAGCAGATAATATCATGTTGGCACTTAGATGGGGCTACTTATATGATCCGTTGATAGCAACAAGATCCAGAGGCCTCTCTCCCCTTGATCTGGCATCACCCTCAAATCTCATGAGATCTCTATGGCGATGGCCAAATCTCAGCATCACTTGACAGTGGTGTCAAGACCTCCTCACAGAAATTGAGTGAGGGAAAGAGCATGAGGGACAAGTGTGGTGCACGGCCGAGCGAGAGAGTTGGAGCAGCGACTTGATGGCGACGGCCACAGAGGTGGGTTGTGTCCGGTCATGGTGGTCGCATCgatgcggcggtggcggcaggcAGATCTTGTGCGTGGCAAGCCCTGTGAGGGTGGTCAGCATTGCAATGACATTGGCACCGAAAGTTAGGTGGACCTAATGCCAATAATGTTGAACagaaactttttttattttttcagacGAGGGGGCACTAAGCCTTTGCGGTCACTCTCTTTCCACTTCTTCTGTCAACGCTAATGTCTTCGCGCGCATGGCTGAGTGCTCCACTCCACGTCCAGTTCATCTGAGGACCACCCTGCCCCAATACGACTCGCATTTTCCCTCTACAAGCAGCAACACAACTTGTGCTTTGGCACTATCAACTCTcgctataaaaaaaaacctgaaattCAAGGGCTCTCTGAAGCCCTAAATCGTGACGTTAGGGCTTCTAGGTGATTGATGGCCTCTATCTAATGGTCCCCACGGTTCGGGTAGGTATGAAACAATTTGattctatttttaattatttttcttgtctgTTGgaattcaattgtttttttcttctaatgtTAACGTCCATCAACCAAGTCGTAAAGTAGAGGTATACACCCGTCACTCATTTTCATCGTGTGAAAGTGAGATACTGCTGGTTGTAATCCTTATCAAAGAAgaccaaattaattttgaaagcGAACCTTATTAAATACCTTTTTGACATTTGGAACAATTAGGTGAAGTTATAATTGgttattgttaaaaagaaaattttaaataagggcctgaaatgcctttattttttcaaataaatatctgaagtggatattgtttcaaataaatgcataaagtacatttatttttttaaataaaagccaaataagaatttgaagtgaATTTTGTTCTAAATAAAGGATTGAAGTGCATATATTAGTTTCAAAGAATGGCCTAAACTCACCAAATGTGAGGGGCAATTtcgtctttttaattttttttaaatttcctttttttctttcttttttattttttcttttcaaaaaacaaaaaaaaaaaaattatatatatatatatataaacaagtGGAGGGTGTGGTCGTTGCCCCATTATCGGTGGGGTAGCAACAAAGGCTAATAGGTCACTAACACATAGGGGAGGGCCAACGACTTGGCTGACCAAAGGTGAAGGCTTGGCCCTTGCTAGAGGCATGAGAGGGTGGCAACCCTCTTCCTgatctgggcgagggttgcCAACCATCACGTAGGCCTAGCGGCCCTCGTCCACTAACCTCTGGGGATGTCAGGTGAAGGTCACCCTTGCAAACATTGGGCATGGGCATCCCTGTTGGATCGAATGAGGGCATCCCTCGCCCTTGCTGGATCTAGTGAGGTTTACCCTCGCCCAACGCTAGTAAGGGTGACCTCCATTGGCCATTGATGGCTATGTCTAgggaaaggaagaggaaaaaaagaaaagaaaaagaaaagaaaaagaaaaaagatgacaaaaataaagaagaaaattaaaaatatagttACAATTTTTTGACCAGAATACCCTTTCTTCGATGGCTGGAAAAGTCACACCAACCaaaggcccttatttgagatgaTGTAGCcacttcaagttcttatttgaaacaatttggtcatttcaaattattatttaaaacaGTATCCACTTTGGACCATAATTTGAGAAAACTAGAGCACTTTAggtctttttttgaaattttccctaactaaaaataaagaaaaacccattgaaagagagaagataggattaaatatgatgatgattacTTTCACTAGAGGGCAATTGCACATAGATAAGCATGTCTATCACCTTGTCTCTTGCACATACACAAGCAAGTGTGAGCTCCACAACATATAAACTATTGCGatccatttcataaaaattttctccaacaatcttcaCAATAATCAACTCATAAATCATTCCGATTAATGCTTTACCATGCAATTTCAGAATAATCAAAATAGTAGTAAATGctcaaataaaatttatgtaatAAACATGCTAAACACCTCTTACAACTTCACTCCAGTCACTAGTGCTGCCTTCGACATCTCCTCCTTTCTATTAAGGTAATGACTTCtgacattttcaaattttgcaaatatCACGTCCTGCTGTACATCTTTCTAATTTATAGCATAGCTAATTCATGATATTGTCAAGATATAAGTTTATAATTTCAAAGCAGAAATGAGCACTCCACTCGCTTATCCTAAATCAAACAAAAGTGATTATTCAAGCTGACGAAATTGCAACCTATCAAATAAGTGAGAAATGAtatcaaaatcaagtaaaacactACTTCAATTACGAATAAACTAAACTAAGTTTAATCGCTAGTAAAACGACACCTTTAAGCAACAACATGTTCGATCAAAGCAGTAATTTGTTGCCGTTTTCTCTGCACAGCTCAAGCGCGAAACTTAGAATATTTATTCTGATCAAGCTGTaacttgaaattgatttttgtaaaatctcaTAGGTCCATAATATCCTGAATTATCATTTCAGTATAATTTCATAGTTTAACAATTCCTAAAGCAAATCTTATCGAAAATTCTccgattaaattaacaaatgatTCGAATCTTCGACCGGCACTGCGGAACGGAATTAATCTGGGGTGGCTGGGTTTACGAGACGCGTGCACtcatgtttttgtttgttttcttccttttctttcctttttcttcttaccTTTTAACACTGCCAactttgctctttcttttttccctttttttttttaaataaagaccaAATATTATAGAAAAAAGTGCCACGTAGAATAAGATGCTAAGCCTTACGGTCACTATCGGCTGGTGAAACACCACGCTGAGAATGATGGAGTAGATACCTCACATGTTCGGCACTTTCCTGCAATTCCCTCACTACATTGTCTGTCACATCATCCCCTCTCCTACCCTTGCATAGACTCCAAATTGTTAAACCCCTACGTAGTTTTCAGTAGCACGTCATCTCCCATGCAGCTTGCTGAAGACTTAGCTTTCATTTAGCTCAGCTATGTCCTCCTTGTCAACGCCTTCACCCGTTTCTTTTCCTGGCCTTTTCGTCGACAAAAAGTCCCGGCACACTGCCAAGCAAGCTGCTATAAAGCTTGACCGTGTCATCTCTCACACCGAGATTtgtccaaaatgatggagatGACCGTGGTCCTAACCATCATCATATCACTCACACTCAGTTTCTTTCCTTCAGCCATCCACGCTTGCGATGAAGTCGATGCCAACTCACTCCTGTCCTTCGCCTCCAGCATGTCATCTTCTCCATCTCTGAATTGGTCTAATTCCATCGACTGCTGCCTCTGGGAAGGGATCACGTGCAACTCAGACCTGAATCGAGTGACTCGTCTATGGCTCCCTTCTAGAGGCCTCCACGGTCCCGTGGCACCAAGTCTTGCTAATGTCAACCATCTCACCCACCTCAATCTGTCTCGCAACTCTCTATTTGGCTCCCTTCCCTCAGGATTCTTTTCGTCATTGAATAATCTGCAGATCATCGATTTTAGCTACAACGATCTTTCCGGCAAACTTCCTTCATCATCTTTGTCGTCTAGTCATTTAGAAAATGTGAATTTGTCAAGAAATCGAATGTGGGGAGACATCCCATCTTGGTTCTTGAAAGATGCCTGGAATCTGACAAGTTTCAGTGTGAGCAGCAACCAATTTACTGGATTCATCCCCTCTCACATATGGATCAATTCTTCTCGCTCAATCCAGTTCTTGGATTTCTCCGTGAATTACTTCAGGGGGGAAATACCCCAAGGTCTGGGGTCATGTTTGAACTTGAAGGTTTTTCGCGCTGGTTCTAACTCTCTCACAGGATCTCTTCCTCGTGACCTCTATAAGAGTGCAAGTATTAAGGAGCTCTCTGTGCCTCAAAATCAGCTTTCCGGGCCCATAGGTGAAGCAATAGCCAATGTCACCAACCTTAGAATCATCGACCTCTCAGCGAACGGCTTTACCGGCCCAATTCCTGCAGAAACTGGGAAGCTGTATAATCTGCAGCAGCTGCGCCTGCAAAATAATAGATTGAGTGGCTCGTTGCCCTCATCCTTGATGGACTGCACCAACCTTATGCTACTCAATGTAAGATCCAATTCGTTGCTGGGCGATCTATCAAACTTCAACTTTTCCAACCTCATCCGACTAGGAGTACTTGACCTGGGCTACAATGACTTCTCCGGGAACTTCCCCCAAAGCCTTCTGTCCTGTAAGTCACTGATCGCAATCAGACTATCCGCTAACAGAATTGCAGGGCACATCCCGCCCAAAATTTCTCAACTGCAGTCGTTATCTTTCATGGCAATTTCAGGAAGCAACTTATCGAACATCGCTGCAACCTTCACAAGTCTAAGGGGCTGTAGGAACCTCACTGCCATCATTCTGTCCCAAAACTTCATAGGTGAATCGATGCCAGAAATTGACATGACAGTCGACTCGAGGGGATTCCAAAATCTAGAGCTATTGGCTTTAGGCAGATGTCAACTCCAGGGTCGAATTCCAGCTTGGCTTGCTAAGCTAGGAAATCTACGGGTCCTTGACCTGTCTCAGAACAGACTAACAGGTCAAATTCCTCCCTTGTTCAGCAGTCTGCCGTATCTGTTCTACATAGATTTGTCTAGCAACCTTCTCTTAGGACCATTCCCTAAGCAACTTACATTACTCCCGGCTCTTTCAGGAGAGGCGGGCAATATTCTCGGCCTTAGTCCTCTGGTCCTTCCCATCTTTGTCATGCCTGATAAATCGACAATGAGGCTATTCAACGGAAGACGTGTCCTGCCTCCCGCAATATATCTGGATAGCAACGGTCTCAGTGGAAGCATCCCCATTGAGATTGGTCGGCTGAAGTGTCTTAACGTCCTCTCACTTtcaagaaacaacttctccggCAGCATTCCAGATGAAATAGCACAGGTCACCAATCTAGAACGACTAGATCTCTCTTCGAATTCCTTGACAGGAAAGATCCCTGCATCACTTATCGGTTTGCATTTCCTGAGTTACTTCAGCGTCGCCTTCAACGATCTCAATGGAGAGATACCGTTCAGAGGTCAATTGGATACTTTTCCTAGCGCTAGttttgaaggaaatccaaagctgTGCAGTTCGATTCTGCAACACCCTTGCTTTACTCAGGAAGAAAATGATGCCACTGGGCCTGAGCATGCGCCTGAGCCTGAGCATGCGCCTGAGCCTGAGGATAGAATTGTTAGACTGGCTGCTGGGATAAGTTTTCGATTCATAATAGGGTCCACTTATGGGTTCTTCTATATGGACAACTTCCGAAGGTTCATCGCATGGTTCACCAAGTTCTTTTGAAGGCTTTTCTCTCGCTGTGGAGGAGATCGAAACAGAAGCACTTGAAAGCGAAAAGATAAGAATCACCATTGCTGCTTCATGCTCCATTTTGAGGTTGTACAATCATTTGCAGGAATTCGCCATTTTTAGCACTTTCCGACTAGAGAGTTAGGTGTTCCAGAGAGCTCGATGACGGTTATATGGGCTCTTTTCAGGTTTTCCTCAGGTTATTTTGATGTTCTTCTTTTAATGATGAATGAGGTTCTCATTAAGAATGAATCAAGGGGATGCCGTCTCTGTATAAAAATGGCTTCATCTAAAAGCCGCCCACATACCAAATTATGCTTAAAAAACTGTTTGTAACATTTTCAACAACAATATACGAAACTCAACTTTGCTGCTGCACCAAAACTGAAGAGTGTACAACCTATCATCCCACTTAAACTCTTCTAAATCTTTGCTCATACTTCCAGAGCCAGCACAAGTAGCAAAGGTGACAAAAGATCACCCTGCCTCGATCTTTACACCaacttaacaagttttagaacttgattgcgctttttgaaagttttagaacttgattacacttttgaGATAggttttatgattaaattacaCTTTCTTGataaatgttaaaaaatttagcGCACTTATCACTTTCTATATGGGCTGCCTTATGAGTAGGTGGTGGAAGAAGCTGTTTACCGAGTAGCAGTGATTATTGGCCCAGTTAGTGATGTAAGTGTGAATCAGAAAATTTCAGCAATCTAGAAAAATGGGAGAGCTCGTGGGAATCACGACTTATCTAGGCCTCTGATCCCAAGGACTTTTGCGAGTAACAAGGGGGAAAAATTCTAAATGGATTTTAAATATGAGAGACTGCCTATCTTTTGTTACGCTGGTGGAAATTGGTTGAAAGCTGAAGCCAAAGAATATAGCCCTTACTTGAAAATGTTCCAGGGTAATATGAATAAGGATCTTATGCAGGAAGAGCTTATCCCTAAAACCCCACAACATGCTTTACAGGCAATATCCAGCGGAGTGGAAGGGAACCAAGCAAAACACAAGGAAACACCAATGCAATAGAGAAGAGGGAATGAGGTTTGTATAGGGGATGAGAACACTAACctaaaggaaaaagtaataTCTGAGAAACCTAAAGCATGCGCGCAAGCGGGAACACATAGAGAAACCA
This genomic stretch from Eucalyptus grandis isolate ANBG69807.140 chromosome 3, ASM1654582v1, whole genome shotgun sequence harbors:
- the LOC104438417 gene encoding receptor-like protein 3, producing the protein MMEMTVVLTIIISLTLSFFPSAIHACDEVDANSLLSFASSMSSSPSLNWSNSIDCCLWEGITCNSDLNRVTRLWLPSRGLHGPVAPSLANVNHLTHLNLSRNSLFGSLPSGFFSSLNNLQIIDFSYNDLSGKLPSSSLSSSHLENVNLSRNRMWGDIPSWFLKDAWNLTSFSVSSNQFTGFIPSHIWINSSRSIQFLDFSVNYFRGEIPQGLGSCLNLKVFRAGSNSLTGSLPRDLYKSASIKELSVPQNQLSGPIGEAIANVTNLRIIDLSANGFTGPIPAETGKLYNLQQLRLQNNRLSGSLPSSLMDCTNLMLLNVRSNSLLGDLSNFNFSNLIRLGVLDLGYNDFSGNFPQSLLSCKSLIAIRLSANRIAGHIPPKISQLQSLSFMAISGSNLSNIAATFTSLRGCRNLTAIILSQNFIGESMPEIDMTVDSRGFQNLELLALGRCQLQGRIPAWLAKLGNLRVLDLSQNRLTGEAGNILGLSPLVLPIFVMPDKSTMRLFNGRRVLPPAIYLDSNGLSGSIPIEIGRLKCLNVLSLSRNNFSGSIPDEIAQVTNLERLDLSSNSLTGKIPASLIGLHFLSYFSVAFNDLNGEIPFRGQLDTFPSASFEGNPKLCSSILQHPCFTQEENDATGPEHAPEPEHAPEPEDRIVRLAAGISFRFIIGSTYGFFYMDNFRRFIAWFTKFF